AGGAAGACAGCGTACGGGCCGCCCACCTCACTCTTCCAGCCAGCAGGCACGGTGGCGGACACAGGAACTGGGAACGGATCGGAGGTGACGTACCTCCCAGCATCGAGCGTGGCGTGGCTGTCGCTGTCTCCTGGGAACGGGCTCAGGGTCGAGCTCACGCTCACACTCGGACTCACGCTCGCAGGCGAGTCGCTGGCGGCAGCACCCGCCGCAGCGCTGTGCGAGCCGAAATGGATGCCGGCGACCAGCGCGACTGACCCCACCACGACGATGCCAGCGACGATGAGGACTGCGGTCCTCGACGGTCGACCCATGAGCGCTGCCCCGTCCTCTTGGAAGGCTGTGCACTCGGAGAACTCCGGCACTACCGCCGTGCAGGGCCTGGAGGACGTCACCTTGTCAGAGTCGCCATCCCGGACTCGACTACTCGACGCTCCTCGGAGCCGTAACGCGCGAATCTAGTCGCGGCCAATCCTCCCGGTCAATGAGCGCGTCTGCCGTTGGCCAGTCGTTGTCGGCCCCGCTTGAGCGGTCGATCTCCCGGTCGCGATCGAGGCCACCGACGTGCCGTTTTCGTGCTGCCGTTCCCCGGCCGGGAGTGGCCCCGACCGAACTCGCCGGACACGTCGGATCCTCGGTGCGACGGCACAACGTGTCCGGCTGCTCCTCGCGCCTGGATAGATCGAGCACACCAGCGGCCGCTCCGGTCCGGGCGATCATTCAGCGGGGCGTCGGATCCCAGCCGGGGCCGGTCGTGAGCCGGCAGCGGTCGAAGGGGACCAGATCAGGACGACCGACCAGTCGCGGGCGACAACATGGGCTGCACGCATGAGCGGCCTCGACGCAGGGACCAGCGCCTGATCCCTCGACGCCACAACGGGCTGTGTCAGCCGAAGCATCCCGTGGGCGTCGAGGTCCACCTCGATGCCGTGCAGGTCGGGCGGGGCTCCGCCGCTGGAGCAGCGCCACTTGTAGAAGGCCTCCTTCGCACACAGGATCAGCCGGCTGCGCGTCGGGTCGAGCACCCCCCTGGACCCTGCGTGACGCTCGATCTCGCGCTCCGTCAGGACCGCGCGCCAGGCGAGCCGCGGCAGCGGCGCCATCTCCTCCAGGTCGAGCCCTATCCCCGACACTGTCCCGACGTCGGCCACGGCGACCAGGCACAACCGCGGCTTGTGCGTGATGCTGCCCCGGACCCCCTCCGGCCAGCTCGGCGCACCGGAGGCGTCACTCAGCAGCGGGCCGGACGCCGGCGCGCCGAGCCCGGCCAGGCACCGCCGAGCGCCGAGCCGTCCAGCGGCGAACTCGCGTGTCCTGGCCGGATCCCCCGCGGGCAGCAGCGCCCGTTCCTCCGGGAAGAGGTCGCTCGTATCGACCGACCGCGGGTCCACCGCCGCCAGGCGTACCCCCGCCGGAGCCAGCGCCGCCAGTCCGCGCCAGACATCGCCGTCCACCGACACGTCCGTGCGCAGGGACCCGCTCGTCACCGGCCCGCACCGGCCTCGGCGCGCGCCCAGGTGTCGACGTAGAGACCCAGGTGCCGCCGCGCGCTGGCCTCCCAGGTGTACGTCTCCGCCACCCGGCGCCCCGACTCCACGAGAAGGTCACGCAGCGCCTTGTCGTCGAGCACCCGGCTCAGAGCCGCCGCCAGCGCCGCATCGTCGCCCACAGGGACGACGAGCGCGTCGCGGTCCGGCACCAGCCACTCGCGGAAGGCCTCCAGGTCGCTGGCCACCACCGGCAGTCCGGCGCACATCGCCTCGAGCGCGGCCAGCCCGAACCCCTCCTTCTCGGACGGGAAGGCGAGCGCGTCGGCGGCGTGGTACCAGGCAGATATCTCCCCCGCCGGGACCGTCCCGACCTCGACGACGTCGATCCCCAGCTCCAGACCCAACGGGCCGAGGCTGTCGAGGACCCGCTCCCTGTAGGCGCGGTGGTCCTGGAAGGAGTGACCACCCAGCACCGCCAGCACGGGAGCGGGCTCACGGGTGCGGGCCAGCCGAGCGAGCGCGCGGACCAGCGTGTCGCTGCCCTTGCGCGGCTCGATGCCGCCCACCGACAGCAGCAGCGGGCGCGCCGTCGCACCGACACGCGCCCGCAGCTCCCTCACGAGGCCGGCCGGCGCAGGCGCGGCGAAGGAGCCGGCGTCGACGCCGTTGGGAACCACCTCGGCGGCGACCCCGTAGTCCGCCTGCAGGATCCGTTGCCAGGCATGGCTGACCACGAAGACCTGGTCGGGCTCGAGAATCGCCTGTCGCTGACAATCCATCAGCACCTGGCTGCTGAAGTCGTCGACGTGGTGCACGGTGCGAAGCACCAGGCAGGCAGCTCGGCCCGCGTCACGGACCCTGGCTGCGGCCCGGGCGGCGATGCAGTCCTGGGTGTGGAGGAGCGGGTGAGTCGTCGCCACGTCGGTCAGCGCGACTTCCAGGGCATCGATGTTGGCCGCGACCCGCTCCTCCATCCCGCCGTCGACCTCCGGGGCGTCGACGACCATGGTCGGGACGTCGGTGGCCCGGAAGAACCCCTGCGTCGGGTCGCCGAGCCCGACCACCAGCACGTCGGTCCCAAGCCGGTGCAGAGCTTCACCGAGGGCCAGCGTGTGCACGACGCCGCCTCGCGGCTTGGTGCTGTAGGTCACCAGCGATACCGGCGGCAGCCCGGAGCTGCTCACGTCATCACCCGACGAGCTCCGGGCGGCGCAGCGCGATGGCCGCGGCGGCTCGGGCCGCGGAGGCGGCCGTCTCCGGGACCAGGCAACCGACGGCCTCGAGGCGGGCACGCTGCTCGGAGTAGTGCTGGGGGTCCTCGTCGGTGCCCAGCACGTACGCGACGACCACGGGTCCATCCTCGGCCATCACCTCGGCGCAGGCGTCGGCGAGCTCGCCGGCCGGGTCGGGGTGGGCGCCGTAGCCCAGGACCACGTCGAGCAGCACGACCGCGACTTCCGGGTCCCGAGCCTGTGACTGGATCAGGTCGACCCGCGCGCGCGGGCCGATCATCGGGTGCGGCCGGCCCTGGGTGTACTCCTCGGCCCCGAGGTCCAGCAGGACGTGCGAGCGCGGCGGTGCGGGGAGGCCGCGGTCGTGGTGCAGCGGCTCGTTGGAGTACACCGCGCCGGCGGCCTCGGCCAGGATCAGCTGCGCCTCGTAGCACAGGGTCCCGCCGGAGAAGTACCCGCGGACGGTCTCGCGGCTCGCCGGCAGTGACCGACCGGCGCGACGGACCCGTTCCCGCAGTTCGTCCGTCACCGACGTGCGCACGGCGGTCCCGGGGTCGGACCCGACGAGCGCGGCCGCCTTGGCCGCCCCCTCCTCGAGAGTCCGAGCCACCTGCGTCCGCCCGGCGCCGGTGTGCTGGTCCAGGCCGAGCAGCGCCGCCTCGTCGAGCCCGAGGAAGGTGGCCACGACCGGCATCTCGCCGCAGGATGCCAGCACCTGCCGCGCGACCTGGAGGTCCGGTGGCTTGGAGACCAGCAGCACCGCACGCGTCTCCGGGTCGGCCGCGAGGGCCCGGACCGCGGACGTCGCCATGACACCGCCCACCGCTGCTGACAGGTCACGGCCACCGACACCGATGACCTGCGAGACGCCGACGCCCCATCGCGACAGCAGGGCGGACACCTCCTGGGCCCCGGTGCCGGCTGCCGCAACGACACCGACCGGCCCACGGCGCACCGCGTTGGCGAAACCCAGTCCCAGACCACCGACCACCGCAGTGCCAGCACCGGGGCCCATGACCAGCAGCCCGAGATCGCCGGCGCGCTCCTTGAGCTCGCGCTCCTCCTCGACCGGCACGTTGTCGCTGAACAGGAGCACGTGCAGCCCGCGGGTCAGGGCGTGGTGTGCCTCGAGAGCCGCGTACGGCCCCGGGACCGAGACCACCGCGACCTCGGCCCCGCCCAGCCGGTCGGCCGCAGCGGCCGTCGTCCGCGGCGCAACCGCGGCACCACCGCCGTCGGCGGCAGCCGCCTCCCGGCCCTCGAACGCCGCTCGGGCGCCGGCTTCGATCGCGGCCGTGGCCCTGTCGGGGTCGTCCGCGACGACGGCCAGGACCAGGTCGTTGGCTCGTACGTCGACGTCGAGCGTGACGCCTGCCTGGGCGAGCTGCTCCTGCCCGGCCGCCGTCCCCATGACCGCGCCGGCCCACGAGATCCCTGCGGTCTGCGACATCGCACCAGTGGCGACCAGCAGGCGCAGCGAGTCGCAGTAGGTGTCGGGGACGACCCGGGTCTGGATGGTCGCCGTGGCAGAGGTCATGCCAGCGCCCGCTCGCGTGCCGCGACGACGCGGGTGCCCACCTGGGCGTCCGGCTGCAGCGCTTCGACGAGGTGGTCGGCCGAGGTGATCACTGCCCGGTCCCCACCGGCGCGCACGAACGCCAGTGCCGCCTCGACCTTCGGGCCCATGCTGCCCGGCGGGAACTGGCCCCTCGCGTGGTGCCGGGCCATGGCGTCCACGCTCACCTCGCCGAGCGCCCGGGCCCGCGGGGTGCCGAAGTCCACCATCACCGCGTCGACACCGGTGACAAGGACCAGTGCGGTGGCGTCGAGCTCCACCGCGATCGCGGCCGCCGCCCGGTCCTTGTCGATGACCGCGTCGACCGCTGCGAGCGACGGGGCGACCGCGACACCGCCGCCACCGGCGGCGAGCACGATCTTGCCGGCGCGCAGCAGCGCCTTGACCGAGGAGACCTCGAGCAGGCCGAGCGGGCGCGGTGACGCGACCACGCGGCGGTAGCCGCGGCCCGCGTCCTCGACCAGCACCCAGCCACGCTCGCGGGCCAGCCAGGCGGCGTTCTTCTCGTCGAAGAACGGACCGATGGGCTTGGTCGGCGCGCCGAACGCGGGATCGTCGGGGTCGACCAGGACGTGGGAGACCAGCGCGACCGCCGCACCCGCGCCGCGACGCGCGTCGACGGCCCGGACCAGGGCGGAGCCGAGCTGCCCCTGCGTCATGGCGCCGAGGGTGTACAGCGGCTGGGCCGGGACCAGCTCGGCGCCGCCCTCCTGCTGGATGGACAGGTTCCCGACCTGCGGCCCGTTGCCGTGGACCACCACCACCCGCCAGCCGGCAGCGGCCGCGGCACAGATCCCCTCGGCCATCGCGGCGGCGTTCGCCTCGATGTCCGGGGCGGCGCCGAGCTGGCCGGGAAGGGTCAGGGCGTTCCCTCCGACCGCGACGACCATAACCTTGCTCACGACAGGCCCGGCTCCGCTCTCTTCGATCAACGCGTTCACGATAGTGATTCAACTGGACAGGAAAATCAATGACTGGGGACCCGGATCTGCAATATCCGACATGGTCCGACGAGGACGCCAGCCGCGCGCGCCAGCTGGCCGTCATCTGGCGCGCAGCTGCGGAACGCCTCTTCGCGACGGCTGCCGGCGAGCCCGAGCTCTACCGACGCACCGTCCTGCTGGTCAGCGCACTGGTCGACCGACTGCGCGGCGAGCCCCCGGCACTCGCCTCGCTGCTGACCGCTTGGACCGAGCGTGACCGGGTGCTGTCCGAGGTGGCGGAAGGTCAGCCCGACCTGGCCGCTCCCGCGGACCCCGAGGCGACCCTCGCCGCGGCCTTCGCCCTGCGCTACAACGAGGTCGTGATGGAGGTTGCCGCGACCAGGAGACTGCGACTGCTGTCAACGTATGACGAACCGGGAACCTGGGTGGTGCTCGAGGAGCAGGGCCTGTCGTCAGGGGACCCCTTCCACGCCTACCGGCGGGTGGAGGCCCACGTCGGGACGGGGCGGGCCCTGTTGGTGACCACCGTGCCGGCCGAGGACCTGGCGGCCTGCACCCACGAGGTCACCCGGGGGCGCGTGGACCTCTCGACCGGCGGGCTCCACTGGGACGAGGTCTCGACCCGATACGACGACGAGGCGGCACGGGAGAGCGCGGTCGCCGCCGCGAAGGTGGCCGACCCGTGAGCCGCGGACCCGGCCGGGGCGTGTCGGCGAACCCTGGTGCCGGCCATCGGCGTTTCCTATAGTGGACGCGCAGGCAGTACCCGGCCGTGTCACGCCCAAGGAGCCGTCATGTCCGACACGTTAGACCGGCCAACAGATCTCGACCCCGCCATCGACCCCACCGAGCTCGCCTCGCTGCTCGCCCAGCTGCAGAGCGCCGGCCTGCGGGTGGTCGGCGACATCGGCGCTCGGACCGGCGGTGCCGGGCCCGCCGACGCGGGCATGCTGTGGATCGAGGGGGCGCCGGTCACCGTCCCGACCGCAGCCGACTACGTCGCCGACTCGCCGTACTCCCTGCGACCGGAGGACGAGGGCTTCGGCGTCTACCACGGGCACACCAGGGTGGCCGGTGCCGAGCTGGCGCCGCGCCCGCGCTACTACGACCTGGAGACCGCGGACGGCATCCCGTACTGGAAGATCGCGCTGATGCACCTGGACTCCATGGCCAGCACGGTCCTGCAGACCTGCGCCTACTGGGGGACCTCGGACCAGTGCACCTTCTGCGGCATCGGCCTCTCGCTCGCCGGCGGCCGGACCATCGCCAAGAAGACCCCGGCGATGCTGGCCGAGGTCTCAGTCGCCGCCCGCGACCTGGACGGCGCGGTCGACGTGACCCTGACCACCGGCAGCACGGCGACGCCCGACCGTGGCGCCCTCTACGTCGGCAGATGCGCGGGCGCGGTCAAGGAGGCCTCCGGGCTGCCGGTGCAGGTCCAGTTCGAGCCGCCGTCGGACCTGTCGGTGATCGACGCCGTCCACGACCTCGGCGTCGACTCAGTGGGGATCCACGTCGAGTCCTTCGACCCGCAGGTGCTGGCCCGGGTGGCACCCGGCAAGGCCCGCTGGGGGCTCGAGGCCTACTTCGCGGCCTGGGAGCACGCGGTTGGGGTGTTCGGCGAGGGCCAGGTGTCGACCTACGTGATCCTCGGGATGGGCGAAGACCCCGAGGTGACCGTGGCGGGCTGTCGCCGAGCCGTCGACCTCGGCGTCTACCCCTTCATCGTCCCGCTGCGACCGGTGCCCGGCAGCCTGATGGCCGATGCCCACCCGCCGACCCCGGACTACGTGGAGAGCATCTACCGACAGGTCGTCCCCGCCATGACGGCGCGCGGCCTGTCCGCCGCCAAGGTGCGCGCCGGCTGCGCCCGGTGCCAGGCCTGCTCGGGCATGGCCGCGGTCGAGCGCGCCCACGGCGGCTTCGCGGGGCACACGGAAGGAGGCATCGCCGATGGCCGTCGCAGCCTCCCGCTCGCGTACTGAGCCCCACGCACGGTCGGGCGGGGATGCTCCGGCCTCGTCCGCCCACGACCTGACCTGCCGCCTCGTGGGCGGCCCGAGCGAGCTCGCCACCCACCACCAGATCCGGGAAGCCGTGTTCGTCACCGAACAGGCACTGTTCAGCAGCACCGACCGGGACCTCGTCGACGACCGGGCCGAGACCCTCCACGTGCTGGGCTACGTCGACGGCGCACCGGTCGGCACCGTCCGGCTCTACCCGATCGCGCCGGAGCTGCCGGGCGAGGTGTTGTGGAAGGGTGACCGGCTCGCGGTGCTCGCGGCGTACCGGCAGGCCGGGCTCGGCGCACCCCTGGTCCGCTTCGCCGTGGCCGGCGCGACCCGGCTCGGCGGTGACCGGATGGTCGCCCACGTGCAGCTCGAGAACGTCGTATTCTTCCGCCGGCTGGGCTGGGACCCGGTCGGTGACCCGGCGCCCTACGTCGGCGTCGAGCACCAGAAGATGAGCATCGGACTCCGGTGACCGGCACCGGCGCGCCATCCGCGTCAGCCGACCCGTCACGGGCGGAGCCGGGTGACCGCCTCCCGGGCGAGGTCGAAGACCGTGACGACCTCCTCGTCCCGGCGCAACCGCACCAAGCCGGTGGTGTCCAGCGTCCCCACCTGGGCCGCGGCCAGGTCCCGGTCATGGAACGCGGAGCAGCACTCCGCGACCCGCTCGGGCGCTGCCAGCACAAGGAACACGAGGCATGGGAAGCACCCCAGCCAGTCGGGCAGCGCGACGTCCACCGGCACTGGCAGCAGCGACAGGTCCACCTCGACGCCGAGTCTGGTGGGCTCGAGCAGCATCGCAAGGCTGCCCACCAGCCCCGCCATGCTGACGTCCTTCGCCGCCTGGGCCGCCCCGGAACGAGCCAGCGCCGGCAGGAGCCGGACGTCCCCGGCGAGGCGACCCGCGCGCTCCTCGAAGGACGGGAAGAACGGGAAGTCGGAACGCAGCCGACCCCGCACACAGCCAGCAACCAGCAACGCCTGGCCCGGCGCCGCGCGGTTAGCCGAGAGGACGGCGTCCGCGCGGCCCAGCCCGAACGCCGCGAGGCTCGGCGGGCCGTCGCTCTCGGTCAGGTGCCCACCGACGATCGGCACGTCGTAGGCCTCCCCCGCCCACTTCAGCCCCTCGAGCGCCCGCCGAGTCACCTCTCGGGTGCCGACGAGGGTGTCGACGATGGCCAGCGGTCGCGCGCCCATCGCCGCCAGGTCGTTGACGTTGGCGAGCACGGCACCGATCCCCGCGCCGTAGGGGTCGGCAGCCACGAAGCCGGGCAACATCGCCTCACCCCCGACGACGAGGTTGCGTCCCTCGTCCTCGACGACCGCGCCGTCGTCACCAGGACCGCCCCACCAGTCGCCCGGGCCGAACACGTCGGCCACGACTCCGATGACCCGCTTTGCCTGCACTCCCGGCAGCTCACGCAGGTGGCGCGCCAGCCCGGCGAGATCGACGTCGTGCACGGTCACTGGTCGCTCGTTTCGCGCAGGTCGTGGACGGTGGCAGGCTCGGGCGCACGCGCGGTCACCCTAACGAAGGAGCTGCAGCTGTGACCATGCAGCCCTCGGGCGCGACCGTCGGGGACACCACGCAGCCGGTACGCCCTGACCGGCCGTCCCTCCCCGGCTTCCTGGACCTGCCGGAGCGCACCGAGAAGCCGCGCGACCACGGGGTCTGCCACGTGCTCGACGGCGGGCTGTCCGTGGCCGAGGTCGAGCAACGGCTCGCGGCGGCGGGGCCGTACGTCGACATCTGGAAGTTCGGGTGGGGCACCGCGTACGTCGACCCGGCGGTCGTCGACAAGGTGGAGCTGCTGCGCGAGCACGGTGTCAAGGCCTGCACCGGCGGCACATTGCTGGAGATCGCCTGGCGCAAGGGCGCCGCCCACCGGCTCATGGAGTGGGCGGACGAGGTGGGGTTCGAATGCATGGAGGTGTCGTGCGGCTCGGTCCCGATCTCCCGTGACGTGAAGAGCCTGATGATCCAGACCGTCGCCAAGACGTTCACCGTGCTCGCCGAGGTGGGCAGCAAGGATGCCTCGGCCGAGGTCGATCCCAAGCAATGGGCGGCCGACGCCGCGGCCGACCGGGACGCCGGCGCCCACTGGGTCGTGACCGAGGGACGCCAGAGCGGCACCGTCGGTCTGTTCAACGCCGACGGATCGGTCCGGTCATGGGTGGCCGACGCGGTCGTGGCCGCCGTGGGAGTGGAGACGGTGCTCTTCGAGGCGCCGCAGCGCGCCCAGCAAGCGTGGCTGATCAACCACTTCGGTGCCAACGTGAACCTCGGCAACATCGACCCCGCGGAGGTGCTCGGGGTGGAGTGCCTGCGACTTGGCCTCCGCTCCGACACGATCCGACCCGACGCCGGGCCATGATCCCCACCCAGTACCGCACCGTCGCGTTCACCGACGTCCCCGTGCCGCTCGACGAGGAGTCCCTGCGCGCCCACCTGCTGCTGCGGGCCGCCTACCGACGGACCCGGTACGTCGTCGCCCGCAACGGTTCCGAGGTCGCCGTCGTGGAGCTGGTCAAGGCTGCCGAGGAGGAGCTGTTCGAGCCGATCGTCGAGGTGCGGCTGCTCGCGGGACCCCGCGAGACGGTCCTGCTGGACCGCCCGGACGTCGACACCGCCGTTCCGAGCCAGCTCGCCCGGGTCGCCGAGGAGGTGCCGAACGCACGGTGCGTCGTGGTGCACGGGCGGTACCAGCACGTCAACTTCGTGCTGGACCTCCACCCGAGGCGGGTGCACGTGCTCGACGTGGCTCCGCCGTGGCCGGCGAAGCTCGTCGACCAGGTGCACCGCGTGGCGGACACGGCCGAGGACCTGCCGGCGACCCTGGTCGTACCCGAGGTGATCGACCTGCAGGACCTGGTGTCGGCGGCGCCGCCGGCCGGCCACTACCTGATGCCGTGCCGCGGCGGTGGGGTCGAGGTGCCCGGAGCGACGATCTCGTACCTCGACCAGGTGCCAACGGCGGTGCCCGGGTGGACCCTGGTCGGCTGCACGCGGTCCAGGCAGATCCACGATCACTTCTACCCGGAGCTCGCTGCCGGCCTCGACCAGATCGACATCTGCCCGCTCGAGCGCGCCCGGCTCACCGCGCAGCCCGGCGACGCCGTACGCCTCACGAAGTGCTGCCAGCTCGAGGACCACATCGAGACCCAGGACGACATCGTGGTGGTTCCGTGGGGATCCAGCTTCGAGCTGGTGCGCGAGGGGCTGTACGCGGCCTCCGACCTCGCCGCCGACCGCGACCGTGCCACCCGATCGGCGACGCCGTGAGCGCCCGGATCACCGACTCGCTCTCCTACGCCCACCTCTGGGGGACCGAGGAGGTCCGCGGTCTGCTCGAGGAGAGGGCCCGGCTGCAGGGTTGGCTCGACGTGCTGGCCGCGCTGGCGCGGGCCCAGGCGGCCGAGGGGCTGGTGACCGAGCGCGCCGCGGACCTGATCGCCACGCATGCCAGGGTCGAGCGGCTGGACCTCGAGCGCATCGCCGAGGGGACCCGGGCCACCGGGCATTCCACGCTCGGGCTGATCCAGGAGCTGCGCCGGGTGCTGCCGCTGGAGGCAGCCGAGGTGGTCTACCTCGGCGCCACGGTCCAGGACGTCACCGACACCTGGACCTCGTTGCTGATGCGCTCGGTCGGCGGGATCGTGTGGCGCGACCTGCGGGTCTTCGAGGCCGCGCTGCTGGCGCTGGCCGAGGCGCAGCGGGAGACCTTGATCGCCGGACGCACCCACGGACAACCCGGCGCGGCCGCCACCTTCGGGTGGAAGGTCGCGAGCTGGGCCGACGAGGTCCACCGCCACCTGGAACGGCTGCGCGAGGGGGCCCCGCGATGGCTGGTGGTCCAGCTCGGCGGCGGGATCGGCACCCTGGTCGCCTACGGCGAGCGTGGGCTCGGCGTGCGGCGCCGATTCGCCGAGCTGCTCGACCTGGGCGACCCCGGGATCTCCTGGCTCTCCGCCCGTGACCGCGGAGCGGAGTTCACGGGGGTGCTGACGCTGGTCGCCGGCACGCTGGCCCGGGTCGGCAACGAGGTCTACGAGCTGCAGCGTCCCGAGATCGGTGAACTGGCCGAGCCGCTCGCGGAGGCGACCGTCGGCAGCATCACGATGCACCACAAGCGCAACCCCGAGATCAGCGAGCACCTGGACACCCTGGCCCGGCTGACCCGGGCCAACGCCGCAGTCATGTGGGAGTCGATGGTCGCCTCGCACGAGCGCGACGGCAGGGCCTGGAAGGCCGAATGGGTCGCGCTGCCGGAAGTTTGCCTGCTGACCACGACCGCGCTGAGCTTGGCGGTGCGGCTCGTCGAAGGGCTGGTCGTGGACCCCGACCGGATGCGGCAGAACCTCAGTGCTCACCTGTCCGGGACGCAGTACCCCGACGACCCCGGATCGGCAGTGCAGATGACCGACTTCGTGCTGGCCCGGGCCCGGGCCCGCCGCGCCCAGGAGCTGCCGACGTGGCAGTGACTGGACCACGGACCCTGGCCCGCGTCGAGCTGGCGCGACTGCCGACGCCCCTCCAGGAGGCGCCGCGGCTGGCCGCTGCGCTCGGTGTCGCCGGCCGGCTGCTCGTCAAGCGCGACGACCTGACCGGATTCGCGTTCGCCGGCAACAAGGCGCGGCCGCTGGAGATGATCCTCGCCGACGCGCGCCTGCACGACGCCGACGTGCTGGTCACCGGCGGTGCGCCGTCGTCGAACTTCTGCGCCGCCGCCGCAGCCGCGGCGCGCTGGGCGGGGATGCTCTGCGTGCTGGTCTACGCGGGCACCGCAGAGCCCGCCGGACCGGTGCACCCGAACCTGGCGGCGGCGCGGCACTGGGGAGCAGCCGTGCGGTGGAGCGGCAGCAGCGAGCGCGACTCCGTCGACGGCCGCCTCGATGTCGTCGCCGCCGAGCTCACCGGCACCGGGCGCACGCCGTACGTCGTGCCGCGCGGCGCTGCGAGCCCGCTCGGGGCCGTCGGGTTCCTGGCTGCCGCTCATGAGCTCGTCGACCAGCTCGAGGCGACCGGCCCGGATGTCCGTGGGAACGTCGCCGCGGTGATCGCTACCGGCTCCGGGGGGAGCACCGCCGGCCTCCTGGCCGCCACCGGCGCGCAGCCACGGCTGCGCGTCCTGGGCGCCGCGGTGAGCCGCCCCCCCGACGAGACCACGCCACGGATCCGG
The sequence above is drawn from the Actinomycetes bacterium genome and encodes:
- a CDS encoding pyridoxal-phosphate dependent enzyme, translating into MAVTGPRTLARVELARLPTPLQEAPRLAAALGVAGRLLVKRDDLTGFAFAGNKARPLEMILADARLHDADVLVTGGAPSSNFCAAAAAAARWAGMLCVLVYAGTAEPAGPVHPNLAAARHWGAAVRWSGSSERDSVDGRLDVVAAELTGTGRTPYVVPRGAASPLGAVGFLAAAHELVDQLEATGPDVRGNVAAVIATGSGGSTAGLLAATGAQPRLRVLGAAVSRPPDETTPRIRSLAEAAAGLAGAPAPDHSRLQLIDARGPGHGLPSAEGSAAADLALQTEGLVLDPAYTAKALAALPELLGERRRDPGACTVFWHTGGLLDSVAEWL